One window of Papaver somniferum cultivar HN1 chromosome 9, ASM357369v1, whole genome shotgun sequence genomic DNA carries:
- the LOC113311611 gene encoding crocetin glucosyltransferase 3-like has protein sequence MNTQQQDDHIIMFPFMAQGHIIPFLALAKLISHRKPNTRITLVSTPLNIKYLHSTLTSETSTAYKNISLAELPFSCTDHGLPPNSDNTDSLPSHLIVSLFHASETLKPSFDNLITEIIRTEKRVPGCIISDVFLGWVNETAKRIGTLHFSFTTCGGYGTAAYFSIYLYLPHRKNDDSNDLIEEFHLPKFPDTCRLHISQLTLNLRETDKETPFAIFLQQQISLSLKSDGMLCNSVEEIEVLGLETLRSYMDPKPVWTIGPLLPPFLLGNGSAVSNLRTAGKNFGMSPENCIEWLNHKKPSSVVYISFGSQNTIRASKMRELALGLEKSGKCFIWVLRPPSEFDIESEFKWEWLPEGFFERMKKSQKGLLVKKWAPQLEILCHKSTGAFLSHCGWNSVLESLSQGVPIIGWPLEGEQCYNSKMMEEEMGVCTELARVDGEVFSEDVKKIIEDVMDGNKGEEMRNKAMVIAEKIRGAMREDIGDDHSKGSSVRSVDDFLATVISRGI, from the coding sequence ATGAATACACAACAACAAGATGATCATATAATAATGTTTCCATTCATGGCACAAGGTCATATCATCCCATTCTTAGCCTTAGCAAAGCTAATCTCTCACAGAAAACCCAACACTAGAATCACCCTTGTTAGTACTCCTCTCAACATCAAATACCTTCATTCAACCTTAACCTCAGAAACCAGCACCGCATACAAAAACATTTCTCTAGCTGAACTTCCTTTCTCGTGTACCGATCATGGGTTACCACCTAATTCTGATAACACTGATTCTTTACCTTCTCATCTAATCGTAAGCCTCTTCCACGCATCAGAAACCTTAAAACCTTCTTTCGACAATCTTATAACCGAAATCATTAGAACTGAAAAACGCGTCCCTGGTTGTATTATCTCTGATGTTTTCTTAGGTTGGGTTAATGAAACCGCCAAACGTATCGGTACGCTTCATTTTTCTTTCACTACTTGTGGTGGGTACGGCACTGCTGCGTATTTCTCTATATATCTATATCTCCCACATCGTAAAAATGATGATTCCAATGATCTTATTGAAGAGTTTCACCTACCTAAATTTCCAGATACGTGTCGGTTACATATCTCTCAACTTACCCTTAACCTAAGAGAAACAGATAAAGAAACCCCATTTGCTATATTCTTACAGCAACAGATTTCTCTGTCACTGAAATCAGATGGAATGCTGTGTAACTCTGTTGAAGAGATAGAAGTTTTGGGTTTGGAAACTCTTAGAAGTTATATGGATCCCAAACCGGTTTGGACTATTGGTCCTTTGCTTCCACCATTTTTACTAGGCAATGGGAGTGCTGTTTCAAACTTAAGGACGGCAGGAAAAAACTTTGGGATGTCTCCAGAGAATTGTATAGAGTGGTTGAATCATAAAAAACCATCTTCAGTTGTATACATTTCTTTTGGTTCTCAAAACACAATTAGAGCATCAAAAATGAGGGAATTAGCTTTGGGTTTGGAGAAAAGCGGAAAATGCTTCATATGGGTGTTAAGACCACCAAGTGAATTTGATATAGAATCTGAATTCAAATGGGAATGGTTACCGGAAGGATTTTTTGAGAGaatgaaaaaatctcaaaaagggTTGTTAGTGAAAAAATGGGCACCCCAGCTGGAGATACTATGCCATAAGTCAACAGGTGCTTTTCTTAGTCATTGCGGATGGAATTCAGTGTTAGAGAGTTTGAGTCAAGGTGTACCTATAATTGGGTGGCCTTTAGAGGGAGAACAATGTTATAATTCTAAGATGATGGAAGAGGAAATGGGTGTTTGTACGGAATTGGCTAGAGTTGATGGGGAAGTGTTCAGCGAGGACGTGAAGAAAATAATTGAAGACGTAATGGATGGTAACAAAGGAGAAGAAATGAGGAACAAGGCGATGGTGATTGCAGAGAAAATTAGAGGTGCAATGCGAGAAGATATAGGTGATGATCATTCCAAAGGATCTTCTGTTAGATCagttgatgattttcttgcgACTGTAATTTCTAGAGGTATTTAA
- the LOC113310595 gene encoding zinc finger protein JACKDAW-like, producing the protein MQMMSGDGFSMNPSSTTRGFAQELPNNNSNLNLASSTTTATNQGSGAAKRKRNLPGTPDPDAEVIALSPKSLMATNRFLCEICNKGFQRDQNLQLHRRGHNLPWKLKQRSNKEVKKKVYICPEKSCVHHDPSRALGDLTGIKKHFSRKHGEKKWKCEKCSKKYAVQSDWKAHSKTCGTREYKCDCGTLFSRKDSFITHRAFCDALAEESARITSVPTNLSFRSDSMNDTLGNSQRMNHHLPLGFENRGGGGGGQDYSRLNPSQFNSIFRPDFSGGETDMDRQNKPRLPLWLDQASLQHHHHHQLNSIDHGNSNNAAAFLSTNSAGLPELVQMASTNFFGSSPIVDYGGGMNNQSQWGEKSSLTTSSPSGLKEEGGNNKEQMAVESSLASLYSNQQQNSSMNMSATALLQKAATIGATRSNPNFNAGYGGVMSSNTSLSPSSDNTNSFNNNTHSSSSQSRNEFHQLFMRQQQQQQQQQQHQQQQQQKQHHPQQQQQSHDDGQSLNSLMMNSISSMGPTTSTVHAAIINNNNDSHHQGVMGLSNEASNNLDRLMSAAEAVTNGSKQMNKQQFHQQQVDDDHSLTRDFLGVGAGEEEDDDGRHHQFLQHELAKFASIGSGLDFNHYNR; encoded by the exons ATGCAAATGATGTCTGGAGATGGATTCTCAATGAATCCTTCAAGTACAACTAGAGGGTTTGCTCAAGAACTACCAAATAATAATTCAAACCTTAATTTAGCATCTTCTACTACAACTGCTACTAATCAAGGTTCAGGTGCagctaaaagaaaaagaaatcttccTGGTACACCTG ATCCAGATGCAGAAGTAATAGCGTTATCACCAAAGAGTTTAATGGCAACAAACAGATTCTTATGTGAGATATGCAACAAAGGATTCCAAAGAGATCAGAATTTGCAACTACATAGAAGAGGTCATAATTTACCATGGAAGTTAAAACAAAGATCAAACAAAGAAGTTAAGAAGAAGGTTTATATATGTCCAGAGAAAAGCTGTGTACATCATGATCCATCAAGAGCACTTGGAGATCTAACAGGAATCAAGAAACATTTCAGTAGGAAACATGGTGAGAAGAAATGGAAATGTGAGAaatgttcaaagaaatatgctgttCAATCTGATTGGAAAGCTCATTCTAAAACCTGTGGGACTAGAGAATACAAATGTGATTGTGGTACACTTTTCTCAAG GAAGGATAGTTTCATCACACATAGAGCTTTCTGTGATGCATTAGCAGAAGAGAGTGCAAGAATTACATCAGTGCCGACGAACTTAAGCTTTAGATCGGATTCAATGAATGACACACTCGGGAATTCTCAACGTATGAATCATCATCTACCACTTGGATTTGAAAACcggggaggaggaggaggaggacaaGATTATTCTAGATTGAACCCTTCGCAGTTTAATTCAATCTTTCGGCCTGATTTTTCTGGTGGAGAAACCGATATGGATAGACAAAATAAGCCTAGATTACCATTATGGCTTGATCAAGCAAGtttacaacatcatcatcatcatcagcttaACTCTATTGAtcatggtaattctaataatgcTGCTGCTTTCTTGAGTACCAACTCAGCTGGTTTACCTGAATTAGTTCAAATGGCATCGACAAATTTTTTCGGTTCATCGCCAATTGTTGATTACGGTGGTGGTATGAATAATCAGTCTCAATGGGGTGAAAAATCCTCGTTGACTACGTCGTCACCGAGTGGATTAAAAGAAGAAGGTGGTAATAACAAAGAACAAATGGCTGTGGAAAGTAGTTTagcttctttgtattcaaatcagCAACAGAATTCATCGATGAATATGTCAGCTACAGCACTTTTGCAGAAAGCAGCAACAATAGGTGCAACAAGaagtaaccctaatttcaatgCAGGGTATGGAGGAGTTATGAGCAGTAATACttccttatctccttcttctgaTAATACGAACAGTTTCAATAACAATACTCATTCATCGTCGTCACAAAGCAGAAACGAATTCCATCAATTATTCATgaggcaacaacagcagcagcagcaacaacaacagcatcagcagcaacaacaacaaaaacagcaTCAtcctcaacagcagcaacaatctCATGATGATGGTCAGAGCTTAAACAGTTTAATGATGAACTCGATATCATCGATGGGTCCAACAACATCAACTGTTCATGCAgctattattaataataataacgaCAGTCATCATCAAGGAGTGATGGGATTATCGAATGAAGCATCGAACAATCTCGACCGTTTAAtgtcagcagcagaagcagtaacAAATGGATCAAAACAAATGAACAAGCAGCAGTTTCATCAGCAGCAAGTTGACGATGACCATAGTTTAACTCGTGATTTCCTTGGTGTTGGagcaggtgaagaagaagacgatgatGGTCGTCATCATCAATTCTTGCAACACGAGTTAGCTAAATTTGCTTCTATTGGTTCTGGTCTGGATTTCAACCATTACAATCGTTAA